The following DNA comes from Erigeron canadensis isolate Cc75 chromosome 3, C_canadensis_v1, whole genome shotgun sequence.
ATATCTTGACTCTTATCTTTGACTTTTTCTTTCATGTCACCAGCCCTATCCGCAGCTTTTGAAGCCACATCCTTTGCTTTGTCTTTCATGTCACCGGCTTTATCGGCGGCCCGTCCTGCCATGTCTTTAGTTTTATGTTTCATATCCGTGGCACTTCCTTTCATGTCGTCCATAGcgttatccttcatttctccaGCACCTTGTTTCATTCGTTCTTTTCCTTGTTCCATTTTGTTCATCGCATCTCGCCTCGTCTCGTAACCAGCTGCATCGTCTCCATTATTGTACCCATGGCTGCTTTCTTCACTTGCATGCTTTCCCTgcatgcatatgtatatattatactcATTTGAAGACATTGTTTAAATGAAGcatctacatatatattgatCGATGTGTCCATGCATGATTAAGTTGCAAGATCATCAAATTCTAGTACGtgttaaaactaattaattaaatgacaaTCATCcaataaaaacatatacttAAAATCTCATGCGCTCACCCACCTGCTCAATTGAAAGTTACCACTTTTTTTAAAATGCCTtaattaaaactatatatatatacataattagtGATAATTAACTAATTACCTGAGAATGTTTGGAGGCGGAAGTGAAGCAAACCCTGGAAGCTTTTTGAGGGAAAGAAAGAGAAGTGAAACGAGGAACACTGGTTGCTAGCTTTGAGATGTTGAACATTGTTGTTCTTGTAAAATGCATTGCTGCCATTGTTTAACTAACTTGACCGACCTTCaacttttgaatatatattaattctagtttgttttccTTAATTGGTTTGTGTTTTTCTTGATGAATAATTGAAtgccttcttttttctttttttttccttgtgTGTATGTTGTGATGTTTATCT
Coding sequences within:
- the LOC122592243 gene encoding uncharacterized protein ECU03_1610-like, which translates into the protein MAAMHFTRTTMFNISKLATSVPRFTSLSFPQKASRVCFTSASKHSQGKHASEESSHGYNKGAGEMKDNAMDDMKGSATDMKHKTKDMAGRAADKAGDMKDKAKDVASKAADRAGDMKEKVKDKSQDMKESAEETAARAADKAEEGRSKVAEMAKAAKDKTMDAAGAVADKTKQTVAGAWDAAKGTSQKIKETVVGTSSDDEDDWGRDDRTRKPKVMDEDVKELRRKVGNLDHEKKDY